In Macadamia integrifolia cultivar HAES 741 chromosome 12, SCU_Mint_v3, whole genome shotgun sequence, the following are encoded in one genomic region:
- the LOC122057729 gene encoding nucleobase-ascorbate transporter 12-like, whose protein sequence is MANNDSTRRPKPGPWPPASESTAMPTTWAKRTGFRARLSGETNASDSGQIVAVPKPKEAEQRVDLESGRARPPPATNGDLENEKMPVSADRDQTIKKRRESEGTARTVAAAAPPSTNGQARSDPPLQPPRPRRTEEVVDVLPQSIDDEGFVARHSHMKYELRDTPGLVPIGLYGLQHYVSMLGSLILIPLVIVPAMGGSHEDTSIVVSTVLFVSGVTTLLHTFFGSRLPLIQGPSFVYLAPALAIINSPQFQGLNANNFRHIMKELQGAIIISSAFQAVLGYSGLMSLFLRLINPVVVAPTIAAVGLSFYSYGFPQVGTCIEIGSVQILLVIIFSLYLRKISVFGHRIFLIYAVPLGLAITWAAAFLLSEAGAYNYKGCDINVPVSNIVSEGCRKHVSRMKHCRVDTSHALKDSPWFRFPYPLQWGTPVFDWKMAIVMCVVSIIASVDSVGSYHASSLLVASRPPTPGVLSRGIGLEGLTSLLAGLWGTGTGSTTLTENVHTIAVTKMGSRRSVELGACILILLSLVGKVGGFIASIPDVMVAALLCFMWAMLAALGLSNLRYSEAGSSRNIIIVGLSLFFSLSIPAYFQQYGVVPNANSSVPSYFQAYIVASHGPIRSKYGGLNYVLNTLLSFHMVIAFLIALILDNTVPGSRQERGVYVWSEPENARREPAVAKDYGLPFRVGRVFRWVKWVGL, encoded by the exons ATGGCGAACAACGACTCAACAAGACGCCCGAAGCCCGGACCATGGCCACCGGCATCTGAGTCCACTGCAATGCCGACGACGTGGGCCAAGAGGACTGGATTCAGAGCAAGGCTTTCTGGTGAGACGAATGCGAGTGATTCTGGTCAGATTGTTGCAGTTCCCAAACCTAAAGAGGCCGAGCAACGAGTAGATCTCGAATCCGGCAGAGCTCGGCCACCTCCTGCTACGAATGGTGACCTTGAGAATGAGAAAATGCCAGTATCGGCTGATAGAGATCAAACGATTAAGAAGAGGAGGGAGTCGGAGGGGACTGCGAGGAccgtagcagcagcagcaccaCCTAGTACTAACGGCCAGGCTCGGTCTGACCCTCCCCTGCAGCCTCCAAGACCGAGACGAACTGAGGAGGTCGTGGATGTTTTGCCTCAGTCCATCGACGATGAAGGGTTTGTGGCACGCCACTCTCATATGAAGTACGAGCTTAGAGACACCCCTGGCCTCG TTCCTATTGGTCTGTACGGACTTCAGCATtatgtttccatgttgggttcCTTGATTCTCATTCCACTGGTCATAGTTCCAGCAATGGGCGGCAGTCAT GAGGATACTTCAATTGTAGTGTCCACTGTACTCTTCGTTTCAGGGGTGACGACACTGTTGCATACGTTCTTTGGGTCAAGATTGCCATTGATACAGGGTCCATCTTTTGTTTATCTGGCTCCAGCGCTCGCAATAATTAACTCACCTCAGTTCCAAGGACTGAATGCCAAT AATTTTAGGCATATCATGAAGGAGTTGCAAGGTGCTATTATCATATCTTCTGCATTTCAAGCAGTATTGGGGTATAGTGGACTCATGTCACTTTTTCTGAG GCTGATCAATCCAGTGGTTGTAGCCCCTACAATTGCTGCTGTTGGACTCTCCTTCTATAGCTACGGTTTCCCTCAAGTGGGTACCTGCATTGAGATTGGTTCAGTGCAGATATTGCTAGTCATCATTTTTTCTCTT TATCTTCGTAAAATATCTGTCTTTGGTCATCGTATATTTCTAATTTATGCA GTTCCCTTGGGTCTTGCAATCACATGGGCTGCAGCTTTCCTTCTTTCTGAAGCTGGTGCATATAATTACAAGGGTTGTGACATAAATGTTCCCGTCTCAAATATTGTGTCTGAAGGCTGCAGAAAACATGTTTCAAGGATGAAGCACTGTCGAGTAGATACTTCTCATGCATTGAAAGATTCCCCTTGGTTTAGATTTCCATATCCATTACAGTGGGGTACACCTGTCTTTGACTGGAAAATGGCTATTGTAATGTGTGTGGTGTCCATAATTGCATCAGTTGATTCA GTTGGCTCATACCATGCATCATCGTTATTGGTTGCATCCAGACCTCCAACACCAGGTGTTCTGAGCCGTGGTATTGGTCTTGAAGGCCTTACAAGTCTTTTGGCAGGTCTCTGGGGTACAGGGACTGGTTCTACAACTCTTACTGAAAATGTGCATACCATTGCTGTGACCAAAATGGGTAGCCGAAGATCAGTTGAGTTAGGTGCTTGCATTTTGATACTCTTGTCTCTTGTGG GAAAAGTTGGTGGCTTTATTGCTTCTATTCCCGATGTCATGGTTGCTGCGCTGTTGTGCTTCATGTGGGCAATGCTTGCAGCGTTAGGCCTGTCAAATTTACGTTACAGTGAAGCAGGAAGCTCCAGGAATATTATCATAGTTGGGctctctctgtttttctccTTGTCAATACCTGCCTACTTCCAGCAATATGGTGTTGTTCCTAATGCTAACTCGTCAGTCCCAAGCTATTTCCAGGCATACATTGTGGCATCTCATGGACCTATTCGCAGCAAATATGGCGGG TTGAACTATGTTCTGAACACTTTACTGTCATTTCACATGGTCATTGCATTCCTCATTGCTCTAATCTTGGACAACACTGTACCTGGAAGCCGGCAAGAACGTGGAGTGTATGTTTGGTCTGAACCAGAGAATGCAAGGAGAGAACCTGCAGTTGCCAAAGATTACGGTTTGCCTTTCAGAGTAGGACGAGTCTTCAGATGGGTCAAATGGGTGGGTCTTTAA